Genomic segment of Dromaius novaehollandiae isolate bDroNov1 chromosome 6, bDroNov1.hap1, whole genome shotgun sequence:
ggagggagggaagcaaagAGATGCTCACACAGAATCTTTTCCCTAAAAACAACTTCTGGCATGACAGCATTCACTTCAagtctcctcccttccttccagtCTACTCCTCCTGTGTATGAGATAGAGAAGATGAACACAGCAGTTGCTGTTTGGAGTGGTGGACGCGACAAGTTTGCAGATCCAAAAGACATGGCAAAGCTACTTCCTCGGATCACTAAGCTTATTTACCATGAGGATTTTCCTGATTGGGGACACCTAGATTTCATCTGGGGCCTTGATGCAACTAAGAGAATGTACTGGAAAATCCTTGACATAATAAGAAAATATCTTTGAAACCATATGCAGAGAGCTGATCCACCCAGTAAAAGCCCGCAAAGATTTCTGTTTAGCAATAAGGGCGATTCCTAGGGAGTAGGTAGACACACACACTGGATATTTTTACAGGGGTTTGCCTAGACTGGTTTATTTCTTGCATTTCTAATAGCTCTAGGTTTTCCACAGTGCTACAGTAGTTAGGTGACTGGTGACTTCCAGAGCAGTTTGAGGCATATAGCAATGGTTGctgaaagcattaaaatatttcagcacaCACTTCAGGGATCACTTAATTTGGACAGCTTTTACTTCTACAAGACTGATTTTCCTGAGATATACAAGAGAACAACAGAGCTTAGGCTTATGTACCTCACAGAAGTATTATGCCATGAAAACACAAAAATGGgattttcttatttctctgttGAAGTACTGATGACctttgtttaaattaaatcatTTATCAATTTGACAGAGAACgcaaactatttttttctcctcacattTACCAACACTGTCAAGACAACCACGAGATCTTTAGTCACAAGAATCTGAGTATACAATAGGTGGCTTCCAAAGCCAAGGAATCCAACCTTAAAAAATGATATCAACCTTCTTGTTGGACACATCCAAATATTGTCCTGTCTTTTACATCCAAACATCTACCAAACTTTTCTTCATGCACTCTACATTCCCAGATAAAGAGACCACAGATGTTTTGTGCTCACGACTTGGCAGCTGGGGAATGAGGAGATGCAGATCCATCAGGCAAGCTGCACTCCAAGCACCACAGCACCTACCTACGGAAGTATTCTTGACACTGGCAGTGAGATTGTTGCAAGCTGTCCAAGATAACGGCTTCGACATTTACATAGCCCTATGTCTTGACCATTCTTTCTTCAAGGAATTTCTGCAGCATGGAAAAGTAGTCAGTTATTTTCCCCTTTCAGGTCACTAGCCCAAAGAGATGATAGCTTCTTTATCAACTATACCAATTACTCACATTACTCACCTATAAGGTGACCTGGTAGGTAAAAGAGTGCCTGTCCCCAGGTTACACCCAAAGTGGTCATTATTACAGGTCCAGACAGGTTAGCTTTGTTATCCTGGGTTTTCTGGGTGAGGCCTCAAGGCCACGCTGAGGAATCAAGACCCCTTCCAACACCATGGTGACACTCACAAAATGTATCTGTCTTACACAGTACAGGAAATGTACTAACTTGTCCATGTACTGGTCTAGCAGCCTTTTGCAGTGTTGATCATGACATCTAGCCTCTGAACCTACGGCAACTTAAACAAAATGGCCCACACTGTTAACAAAAATAAAGATTCACTAGACCAAGGAAGTAAGCTGAAAGGAGATTTGAAAGCATTTGAAAGGAGATTCCCCTTTACTGCTAAATTAGTAAAACTAGAAAGTGCCAGGCCACCTTAATACATTGCCTACCATTGcaggttttcttcttcctttattctACGCAAGGAAAGGCACCTGAAAAAATTTATTATTTTGGCATATGCACTGCCTGCTGCATACACTTACTGTGAAAAGCATACTATAGTGTCCAGTCCCCTGGGGATGATGCATCTGGCTCCCACCAATAGCATTTCATACACtgattttttcttcctcctttagcaTATTATTTACATTGGAAAGCTATTCAAGAGACTTCTCTTCTGAgccaaaaacatgttttaattattatttcttaatGCACTACAGGGACCTGTGAACTGGTTTTCTTTGTGATCTCCAACAACTCATTCAATCtcttcttgctgtttcttttattaaaaaaaaaaaaaatccttccctggCAGCAATGTAGTGAGGATTAGTTAAGGTGTGTGAAACTTGTAGCAGAAGGAGGAAGTGCTAAGAAGCCCTAACGCCCACTGACAGAACTATTTTCCCCAGTCACTCCcactgtaggaggaaaaaaactaaaaGGAGAGGTGCCAGACCCTGCATAAGCTGTTGTACCACAGTGTTCAGTTGTCAAGTGTATCTTCTTGATATAGAAGTAAAATACTCACTctaaatgatattttatttttgcactgGCTGCCAATCATGATGTGCAATTTGTTACGTTTCCAGAAATAATATAGCCAGCTTTCAAATCCACATGCCCGGGCAAGTCAAGCAATAAAactgggtgaggagatgggaggGGCAATATCTTGAATACTATTGTAAACATTCAAGGCTTAGTAAAAGCAAATGAACTCCTTCTAGCCACATAGCCTTGGGAATACTGACAGCTCTCCAACACACAAAACAATCAAAGTCTGCAGAAAAGAATGGATGGATTTGGACAAGGCCTCTGACAAATATTAGCCTCCAGCAggactcctgctgctgctgtgcaagaCATTGTCAGACTGGGTAATTTTCTCATGTTCCAGAGCTCTTGACACCATCTCATCAAGTACTATGAAGTTTTCTTCAGCATGCTTTCGATGTTGCTGAACTGTAATCTTCTTGCTATATCCAAGGGAGTCTCCCCctcctgaaagaaacagatgAAACATATTGCAATGTGAGAGATACAGACCAAGTACAAAGAGCTTCCCTGAACTTGCCACCCGTTAGGCAAGACTCTCCTGCATGAGTTTCATTGTCACATTGTTGCTCTGAAACAAAGGTTTCAGAACGTGCTGGGTCTAATACTactctcactgaagtcagcaggcaGAGTCCTTTTGTCCCAGTAGTGACAGCCATTCCACTGTTTCCTGGGGCTATTGTCCAAAGACAGTGCAGAGCTAAGAGCTGACTTCAAGCACAACGTGGACAAAACATGACTCATCTCAACTGAGCAATGCAGATACTTTCGGGTCAGTATTTCTTTGGACAGCATTTAACAGATGAGCTTCTCCAGCAACAGAAGCAGCTTGACTCTGCCCATTTCAGAGAACTAGTATCTAGTATCACCCCCCTGCTGCCAGCCTCTCAGGAAAAGCTGTAGAGTGAGCAGCTCTGAGTTAAGAGGCACCATGAAGGCAGCTAAGAGATCTGCCAATACAGTGGACATCTAGGCAGCCTTTGCTAGTAGGAGTCCAGTAGTGAAGGACTCTGACTTTAAAGGTGCTGCTGCcaaggagggcagtggggctgctgctTTATACTCCATAGCAAACAAGTCTGCTGGCAGGAAGCAGTGGACCCTTGtggggcttttttctttgtttgtttgtttagaaaaaataaaGGGCGGGGGGCACACCAACTAAGGCCTGTAACATACTGGTTTACCATTTTCCTAGAGGAAATACAGTTATCAACTTCACCTTCTTACCTGATTCTTAACAGAAGGGTCTGCATGAGCGTCAAGCAGTAGAGAAATGACTACCTGGTTTTTCATTTCACAAGCATAGTGAAGGGCTGTGCTACCAGACTGAAGGGAAACAGAAGCAGACGGACTTTATTTCTCTACACCTTAAGCAGACCTTAGGCAAGTATGACCATCTGTAGGCTAATCAGTCTCCCCCATAACAGCTAggttggaggggaaaaaaaaaacccacacaccccACACTACTCCTGTCCCAGTACGctacacaaaggaaaacaaatgcattctCATAAGAGCACTAGGAATGAAGAATCATTCCTATCCCAGGACACAGCTGCTAAAACAGGCCTGATCCCTTTAGCAAGAAGCCAATAGCTCTTTGCTAACTTCAGGGGATTCCATAATTTTTATCTCGACAACTATGTGTTACACAAGACTGTTTGCTCACACTTAAGTGCTTTGGAATTTGGTTGCTGCTAGAATCTGggtttctccttttctgccttaGGGGAAAGGAGCTCTCTACCACATCCAAGTATGCCAGTGGATATAGACACCATATGTGGCAGATCAGTGCACTCTGAAGACCAAGTGAAGACGCAGAGGGTAACACTGGGCACGACCTTTGTCCACAAATCTGCTCCAGTCCAAGAATTCATAAATGGTGATAGGCACTTGTAGGAGCAGAACCTTTACAGGATCAGGTTTTTAATACGTAAGTGTTTCAACTGAGCTGGCTTGGATTCTTTTAAGAGGACATTGGTCAGAAAGAAACTGACAAAGTTGATGTAGACCCAGAGAATCACTTCCCTCCAGAGGAAGGTATCTGGGAAGAGTCCACTCAAATTTGTTAAGTTTGCAAACGTCTCACCTCAGTCACAAACACAGAGCTAGAAGGCATTTCAACGTACCATCCATTCTGCCTCCTTCCTCTGAAGGAGGATATCACAGGTTGAAAAGGCCATCACAGCAATCCAAAAGTTGACAATAAAATATAATATTCTAAGGTAAAAGTGTACATCCAGCACTGTCATGCTGGTTTTCACTTGCTGCGTTTGGAACTGTTGTTCAGACTCCAGAGCTAAGAAAAATACTAAGCTTGAATAAGAAAACTGCACTGAGCTATCAGGGGAGAATTAGCTCCATGTACATTGCAAGACTATATTGTAAATGTCAGGGGAAAACTTCTCCTGCTAGAGGCTCTGCTACATCAAAATCAATTCAGTGCCTGATACTACCCTGACATCAGGAATATATTCCTAGCAGTTTGCTGGCTATCTAGAAATAGATGTCTGTTTTTAGTAATGTTGCATGCATAGGAGCCACATGTGCATTTGTACAAATCCACTTACGAAGTCTGCAGCATTAACATCAGCACCAGCTCTCAGCAACATCCTGATTAGGTTTTCATTCTGCTTAGTCTTTGAGACCTGTTTGGCAGAAGCGGAAGAGAATAACACAGTGAACCAGTTAATTTGCATCCAGTacgaagtagattttttttttctccttgatttttttttttccaaatggaagTGTCTGGCTTCTGCATCACCCAATTCTATCCCTCCACCAATTACAGTCAGAGCAAAATCTCTACTTCTTCTGCTGTTCTTCATCAgtccttgttttaaaaagaataattcatCTGCTCCAGGGGTTCCTGCCCTGAAACACTGCCATAGGACAGGTGataagggaaaagggaaaggtaCAGGGTGAGAGAGGTTCTGATTTCATCCAGACTCACCATGAGAAGATATCCAATGAGCATAACTGGCATGAGGATAATGATGAGCAGGTAGTCAAGGAAATTAAACCGTTTTCTCACAGCATAATGCAGACAAGTGCGCTCCTTCTAAATACAGAAGGACTCTCTGATTAGTATCAGATGCAGTTAATTGATTATATTTGATTAGTATTAACAATACTAGATCCTCCTGTATTTCACAAGCTTTCTTTCAAGTTATCTGCTAGAAACATTCTCTGATCTGCAACAGAAACAGATACATCCACCTTGCTTCCTTCAAATAGAAGGATTTTTAATGCACGCAGGCTCATGGAAACTGGGCGCCGCATGAAAGAAGTATGTGGGATCCAAAGGATTCCAAATGTATGTCTCCAAACTTGGACTTGGCTGCAGACAGAAAGAGAGCAGAATAGAAATCCCATGTGGCTATTACTCCCACCCAGCAAGTTAAATCAGCAGGAAGAATCCCACAGCTGCTCCTGTTACAGAAGTACTGGCTACTGAAGCAAAGATGTAAGTGAGTTTATGGCATCTCCTGTTAAATCTCCTGCAGGTACTACTCACTGGAGTTTGACAGACCAGGTTACTGTGTTACACTATGgcccaaaacaaacacaaaagcctTCCTGTACAGTCCACAGCTCCCCACTCTCAGTCCTGCTACTGAGCATTGTAGCTGACCTCCATACCCAGGGACCAATTCCATCTGTGAAGGTGAAGAACAGACAAGTTTCAGATGACCAGGTAAATTTGGAAGATGGTTGCCAATGGTAAGAATGATCTTACTGCAAAACACAGAACCCTTTCTAAAGGAATTTGAGGTAAGAGGGAGAGTCTGCATTAAGGGCAGTTGGGATAGAATATGCCACTCACCCTACAAAAACATTTGTTGTTCATCTatgaaataaacacacacactggaaaccAGAGCTACAGAATAGCACACAAGCACATAGGCACATGCTGAACATTGCCTTAGAGTACGAGATGACACATTAGAGTAATAGAACAGCCAGAAAAAACAACACTGCCCATTTACGACCCATTACATTAGTCCAGCTCCTGCAAACATAAGTTAGGAATGAAGCTAGAGCATGAATCTTCACACTACTTTTATTTGCAACCTACGAGCAACCCTCCCACACAAACGTGCTTCCTCATCACCTTAGGGGAAATAGCCAGTCACAGCTATTGTGAAAGGcaggtaggcttttttttttttttttttttaaacaggtaagagagtggggaaaaaagcagacaGGAAACAAGCCCTGTTCCCCACCTCACCCCActccccacatacacacacactatcATGTGCTCAGGTGACAGCTGTTCCTCAAACAGGCTGAGCTACTGTTCTGTAACATGACAAAAGCAGGTCTGCAGAAGGAGTAGGGTTTTCACAGGGTCAGTCACTCCTCAGGGATACTTCCTTGAGAGAAGAACAAGCTCTCCTTCAGACCTTCCTCTTAACCAGGGTGAGGAAAAAGACTGTGGGAAAAGAAAGTCTACAGAAGGAACGGATACAAGCTGGAGGGCAAGATGAATGCAGAGTGCTCCATAGGTGAGTGGGCAGAACCTACAAGGGGCTGAGGAAAGGCAAGAGCCTGGGTGGCATACAATATTACCTAAAATGGGAACATGAACACAGAGAGAAATTCAGGTTGGCAATGCTTATTACCTTGTGTTCATTAGcaagttagaaaaataaatgaggagataaatgaaaacaaaggttTATTGAGGTATGATTAGGGGGTCAGACTCATGCCTCAGTAGGCGGTAAATGTTCCTATATGCACACTCCAAAAGTCTCAAAGAACAGCCACTGTAAAGGATAAATCTGTGGCCACTTACCTTGTTTCTGAGGTTGacatcagcatttctttttagAAGATAGCTAACTATTCTGTCGTTCCCCTGTTTGCATGCACAAATTAAGGGTGTATCTCCACCAAAGCTGTCCTGGATGTTCAAATAATCGCTGTTGTTCTCCAAAAGGAGCTGAACTTCATTGAAATCATTATTATAAGCAGCCTGGCAAAtgggctgaagagagaaaaaaaaaaaacattcaatcAAAACAATCACTACACTAGTAAGTCAGAATGGATTTCTTAGCTGCGCATCCCAAGAAACTGCCAAACACTTTTGTCAGAAGTTGTAATTCTAGGTGACTTCCAGAAGATGGTGGTAAGAGATACTCCTGCAGCTGCCACACAGCACCTCTCAACAGAGTGCAGAAATCTGACACTGCTTTTACACAGCAGAAATGAACTTTCTATTTGTTTTGGACAATGTTGCTATAATCCAAGAAATAAATCTGGCCATAATCAGCCacaaaaaaggggaggggggaggggggagaaaaatcaGCTCCTGATC
This window contains:
- the ANKRD22 gene encoding ankyrin repeat domain-containing protein 22 isoform X2: MGILYSEPICQAAYNNDFNEVQLLLENNSDYLNIQDSFGGDTPLICACKQGNDRIVSYLLKRNADVNLRNKKERTCLHYAVRKRFNFLDYLLIIILMPVMLIGYLLMVSKTKQNENLIRMLLRAGADVNAADFSGSTALHYACEMKNQVVISLLLDAHADPSVKNQEGETPLDIARRLQFSNIESMLKKTS
- the ANKRD22 gene encoding ankyrin repeat domain-containing protein 22 isoform X3, with amino-acid sequence MGILYSEPICQAAYNNDFNEVQLLLENNSDYLNIQDSFGGDTPLICACKQGNDRIVSYLLKRNADVNLRNKVSKTKQNENLIRMLLRAGADVNAADFSGSTALHYACEMKNQVVISLLLDAHADPSVKNQEGETPLDIARRLQFSNIESMLKKTS
- the ANKRD22 gene encoding ankyrin repeat domain-containing protein 22 isoform X1, encoding MGILYSEPICQAAYNNDFNEVQLLLENNSDYLNIQDSFGGDTPLICACKQGNDRIVSYLLKRNADVNLRNKVILYATQALAFPQPLVGSAHSPMEHSAFILPSSFILMPVMLIGYLLMVSKTKQNENLIRMLLRAGADVNAADFSGSTALHYACEMKNQVVISLLLDAHADPSVKNQEGETPLDIARRLQFSNIESMLKKTS